The following coding sequences are from one Microbulbifer sp. TB1203 window:
- a CDS encoding slipin family protein, whose product MFSYFIGLLIAAVVLLVMYAIRIMREYERAVVFFLGRFQAVKGPGLIIIIPVIQTMERVDLRVVVMDVPTQDVISRDNVSVKVNAVVYYRVVDPQSAIINVEQYHEAVSQLSQTTLRSVLGKHELDEMLSERDKLNIDIQKILDEQTDAWGVKVTNVEIKHIDLDESMIRAIARQAEAERSRRAKVIHAEGEAQAAMKLTEAAEELSKNPNAITLRYMQTLIDVAGEKNSTIVFPLPLDLIRPLLKQAEGK is encoded by the coding sequence ATGTTCAGTTACTTTATCGGACTGTTGATCGCGGCAGTCGTACTGCTGGTGATGTACGCCATCCGCATCATGCGCGAGTACGAACGCGCGGTGGTGTTTTTTCTCGGCCGCTTCCAGGCGGTGAAGGGTCCGGGGCTGATCATCATCATCCCGGTGATCCAGACCATGGAGCGGGTGGACCTGCGCGTGGTGGTGATGGATGTGCCCACCCAGGATGTAATCAGCCGGGACAACGTCTCGGTGAAGGTCAACGCGGTGGTCTACTACCGGGTGGTGGACCCGCAGTCGGCGATCATCAATGTGGAGCAGTACCACGAGGCGGTCAGCCAGCTGTCGCAGACCACCTTGCGTTCGGTGCTGGGCAAGCACGAGCTGGACGAGATGCTGTCGGAGCGGGACAAGCTCAATATCGATATCCAGAAGATTCTCGATGAGCAGACCGACGCCTGGGGTGTGAAGGTCACCAATGTGGAAATCAAGCACATCGACCTGGACGAGAGCATGATCCGCGCCATCGCCCGCCAGGCGGAGGCGGAGCGCTCCCGTCGCGCCAAGGTGATCCACGCAGAGGGCGAGGCCCAGGCGGCGATGAAGCTCACCGAAGCCGCGGAAGAGTTGTCCAAAAATCCCAACGCCATCACCCTGCGCTATATGCAGACACTGATCGACGTGGCCGGGGAAAAGAACTCAACCATCGTATTCCCGCTGCCGCTGGACCTGATCCGGCCGCTGCTCAAACAGGCTGAAGGAAAATAA
- a CDS encoding nodulation protein NfeD, with protein sequence MSKRLLGCRSASWLAGAALLLLNGLLLSVCAMAQETPEGRKKVNGAHVAEFSIDGPIGPATTDYLVRAMEEAEEDGAQLFVITMDTPGGLDAATRDIIKHILASSIPVATYVHPAGARAASAGTYILYASQIAAMTPSTTLGAATPVQMGGAPGQQPPGESPQKDEGAEEEGKEGEKKPQPSGDAMERKVTNDAVAFIRGLANRHGRNADWAEKAVREAATLTAGEALEMNVIDIVAKDQGDLLRQAAGRKVVLESGEFTIPDNIAELPRQSYEPDWRNKLLALITNPQVAYILLLIGIYGLIFEGYNPGALVPGIVGVICLLLAFYALQVLPINYAGLALIILGALLIVAEVFMPSFGALGIGGVIALVIGSVMLIDTDVPGMRVSRQLIGAIAGVSGLAMLGLLMAVGRSFRKPRIPPDQALVGRSAVVTSLQEDLVLVHLNGEIWRARCDQPLQLGQRVTVVAQKGLTLTVEPEKGE encoded by the coding sequence ATGTCGAAGCGGTTACTGGGATGTCGATCGGCCTCGTGGCTGGCGGGGGCGGCCCTGCTGTTGCTGAACGGCCTGCTGCTGTCGGTCTGCGCTATGGCCCAGGAGACGCCGGAAGGCCGGAAGAAGGTGAACGGCGCCCACGTGGCGGAGTTCTCCATCGATGGCCCAATAGGGCCTGCCACAACCGACTACCTGGTGCGCGCCATGGAGGAGGCGGAAGAGGACGGCGCACAGCTGTTCGTGATCACCATGGACACCCCCGGCGGCCTGGATGCCGCCACCCGCGACATCATCAAGCATATTCTCGCCTCCAGTATTCCTGTTGCCACCTATGTCCATCCCGCCGGCGCGCGCGCCGCCAGTGCCGGCACCTATATCCTCTACGCCAGCCAGATCGCCGCCATGACCCCGTCCACCACCCTGGGCGCCGCAACCCCGGTGCAGATGGGCGGTGCGCCCGGGCAGCAGCCGCCCGGCGAAAGCCCGCAGAAAGATGAGGGCGCGGAAGAGGAGGGCAAAGAGGGAGAGAAAAAGCCGCAGCCCTCCGGCGATGCCATGGAGCGCAAGGTCACCAATGATGCGGTCGCCTTTATTCGCGGCCTCGCCAACCGCCACGGACGCAACGCCGATTGGGCGGAAAAGGCGGTGCGCGAGGCGGCCACCCTCACCGCCGGCGAGGCGCTGGAGATGAATGTGATCGATATAGTGGCCAAGGACCAGGGCGACCTGCTGCGGCAGGCCGCCGGGCGCAAGGTGGTGCTGGAGAGCGGTGAATTTACCATCCCCGACAATATCGCCGAGCTGCCGCGGCAGAGCTACGAGCCGGACTGGCGCAACAAACTGCTGGCGCTGATCACCAATCCCCAGGTGGCCTATATTCTGTTGTTGATCGGTATCTACGGCCTGATCTTCGAGGGCTACAACCCCGGCGCCCTCGTGCCCGGCATTGTCGGTGTCATCTGCCTGCTGCTGGCCTTCTACGCGCTGCAGGTGCTGCCGATCAACTACGCGGGGCTGGCGCTGATTATCCTCGGCGCGTTGCTGATCGTGGCGGAAGTGTTTATGCCCAGTTTCGGCGCCCTTGGAATTGGCGGCGTAATCGCGCTGGTGATCGGTTCGGTGATGCTGATCGACACCGATGTTCCCGGCATGCGGGTGTCGCGCCAGTTGATCGGTGCCATCGCCGGGGTCAGCGGGCTGGCAATGCTGGGGCTGCTGATGGCGGTGGGGCGCAGCTTTCGCAAACCGCGCATTCCCCCTGACCAGGCCCTGGTGGGGCGCAGTGCGGTGGTGACTTCCCTGCAGGAAGACTTAGTGCTGGTGCATTTGAATGGAGAGATCTGGCGCGCCCGCTGTGACCAGCCGCTGCAGCTGGGACAGCGGGTTACGGTGGTGGCACAGAAGGGTTTGACTTTGACGGTGGAACCGGAGAAAGGAGAATAA
- a CDS encoding LTA synthase family protein yields MKRQLTHPTAGIRCLQPFFLFLLIGLALLSIARLGLITWQWPRVGEQGITGFLLLQGLRFDIVACSLLLLLPALATPLLALHPRSNALWQKLLTIYLSACFGFLLYMEMATPSFIDQYDLRPNILFVEYLRYPQEVASMLWKAYKLPILLAAVVIPLAVTLVYRSLRRVRSDSTTSPLSVLWMLPLVLVVGALGVRSTLDHRPVNPSTVAVSEDLMVNDLALNSTYSLLYAIYEARRDEKGKAVYGEMPREQVVRLVRENMRLPADSFTSEQLPTLHRQQPLKQRDKPLNLVIILQESMGAQFVGALGGRPLTPELDALADEGIWFENLYATGTRSVRGIEAVITGFTPTPARSVVKLGRSQRDFFTIAELLSRRGYDTSFIYGGESHFDNMARFFVANGFERIVDENDFANPVFEGSWGASDEDLFARAHEEFEKQGDKPFFSLVFTSSNHSPFEFPDGRIELYDAQKATENNTVKYADYAMGQFFRRAKQSNYWKDTLFLVIADHDARVRGASLVPIEHFHIPGLILGADVEPMRYKRVASQIDMLPTLLSLMGLSAEHPAIGHDLLRPELAGTPGRAMMQYNATQAYMEGDKVVIFERGKAPSQYRYQNGELEATEEEQSFVDEAMAHSLWGPLSYKERLYRLPAEPQMAGGGQQQGRHKIEAAK; encoded by the coding sequence ATGAAACGCCAACTTACCCACCCGACCGCCGGTATCCGCTGCCTGCAGCCGTTTTTTCTGTTCCTGCTGATCGGCCTGGCGCTGCTCTCCATCGCCCGCCTGGGTCTGATCACCTGGCAGTGGCCGCGGGTGGGTGAACAGGGCATTACCGGCTTCCTGCTGCTGCAGGGATTGCGCTTCGATATTGTCGCCTGTTCGCTGCTGTTGCTGCTGCCGGCGCTGGCCACTCCGCTGCTGGCGCTGCACCCGCGCAGTAACGCCCTCTGGCAGAAGCTGCTGACCATCTACCTGAGCGCCTGCTTCGGCTTTCTGCTGTATATGGAGATGGCCACACCGTCGTTCATCGACCAGTACGACCTGCGCCCGAATATCCTGTTCGTGGAATACCTGCGCTATCCGCAAGAAGTGGCGTCGATGCTGTGGAAGGCTTACAAGTTGCCGATCCTGCTGGCCGCGGTGGTCATTCCCCTCGCGGTGACCCTGGTCTACCGCTCTCTCCGCCGCGTGCGGAGCGACAGCACCACCAGCCCCCTCTCGGTCCTGTGGATGCTACCGCTGGTGCTGGTAGTCGGTGCCCTGGGCGTTCGCTCCACCCTGGACCACCGCCCGGTCAACCCCAGCACCGTCGCCGTATCCGAGGACCTGATGGTCAACGACCTGGCCCTGAACTCCACCTACAGCCTGCTGTACGCCATCTACGAGGCGCGACGGGACGAGAAGGGCAAGGCAGTGTATGGGGAAATGCCACGGGAACAGGTAGTGCGGCTGGTACGAGAGAATATGCGGCTGCCCGCAGACAGCTTCACCAGCGAGCAATTACCCACCCTGCACCGACAGCAGCCGCTGAAACAGAGAGACAAACCCCTCAATCTGGTGATCATCCTGCAGGAGAGCATGGGCGCGCAGTTCGTGGGTGCCCTGGGCGGCCGGCCCCTCACCCCCGAGCTGGATGCGCTGGCGGACGAGGGCATCTGGTTTGAAAACCTCTACGCCACCGGCACCCGCTCGGTGCGCGGCATCGAGGCGGTGATCACGGGCTTCACCCCCACCCCGGCGCGCAGCGTGGTCAAGTTGGGGCGCTCGCAACGCGACTTCTTCACCATCGCGGAGCTGCTGTCCAGGCGGGGCTACGACACCAGCTTTATCTACGGTGGCGAATCCCATTTCGACAACATGGCGCGCTTCTTCGTTGCCAATGGCTTCGAGCGCATCGTGGACGAAAACGACTTTGCAAACCCGGTATTCGAAGGCTCCTGGGGCGCCTCCGATGAAGACCTGTTCGCCCGCGCCCACGAGGAATTCGAAAAACAGGGGGACAAGCCCTTCTTCAGCCTGGTATTCACCTCCTCCAACCACTCGCCGTTCGAATTCCCCGACGGCCGCATCGAACTCTACGATGCGCAGAAAGCCACGGAAAACAACACGGTCAAATACGCCGACTACGCCATGGGCCAGTTTTTCCGGCGCGCGAAGCAGTCCAATTACTGGAAAGACACCCTATTCCTGGTGATCGCCGACCACGACGCCCGGGTGCGCGGCGCCTCCCTTGTGCCCATCGAACACTTCCATATTCCCGGGCTGATTCTCGGCGCCGACGTCGAGCCGATGCGCTACAAGCGGGTGGCCAGCCAGATCGATATGCTGCCCACCCTGCTCTCGCTGATGGGCCTGAGTGCGGAGCATCCGGCCATCGGCCACGACCTGCTGCGCCCGGAGCTGGCGGGCACCCCGGGCCGGGCGATGATGCAGTACAACGCCACCCAGGCGTATATGGAGGGGGATAAAGTGGTGATCTTCGAGCGCGGCAAAGCGCCGTCCCAGTATCGCTACCAAAACGGCGAGCTGGAGGCGACGGAGGAAGAACAGTCGTTTGTCGACGAGGCCATGGCCCACTCCCTCTGGGGACCGCTCAGCTACAAGGAGCGGCTCTACCGCTTGCCGGCCGAACCGCAGATGGCCGGCGGCGGCCAGCAGCAGGGGCGCCACAAGATCGAGGCGGCAAAGTAG
- a CDS encoding aspartate carbamoyltransferase → MDFIGANILSVSQFERVDIDRVFEVADAMGPYARREKVTRVLEGAILGNMFLEPSTRTRLSFGAAFNLLGGTVRETVGISASAMAKGESLYDTARVLSGYSDVICMRHPQEGSVAEFAAASRVPVVNGGDGANEHPTQALLDLYTIRKELEGHGRSLDEFRIAMIGDLKHGRTVHSLCKLLCLFGRVQVALVSPPELAMPEEIVERLRRAGHQVTVTDQLESAIAHVDIVYSTRIQEERFASQEEADRYRGRFRLNRDIFTRHAEPNTVIMHPLPRDSRAEANELDIDLNEHPSLAIFRQTDNGLLVRMALFALLLGVEDKVDHYAHAVRWHSRRHPV, encoded by the coding sequence ATGGACTTTATCGGAGCCAATATCCTCTCTGTCAGCCAGTTCGAACGGGTCGATATCGACCGCGTTTTCGAAGTGGCGGACGCCATGGGCCCCTACGCGCGCCGGGAGAAGGTCACCCGGGTGCTGGAGGGGGCCATCCTCGGCAATATGTTTCTCGAACCCAGCACCCGCACTCGCCTCAGTTTCGGTGCCGCCTTCAACCTGCTCGGCGGCACCGTGCGCGAAACGGTGGGCATCAGCGCCAGTGCCATGGCCAAGGGCGAGTCCCTCTACGACACCGCGCGGGTGCTGTCCGGATACAGTGATGTCATTTGCATGCGCCATCCACAGGAGGGCTCTGTGGCCGAGTTCGCCGCCGCCAGCCGGGTGCCGGTGGTCAACGGCGGCGACGGCGCCAACGAACATCCCACCCAGGCGCTGCTGGACCTCTACACCATCCGCAAGGAACTGGAGGGACACGGGCGCTCCCTGGACGAATTCCGCATTGCGATGATCGGCGACCTCAAGCACGGGCGTACGGTGCATTCCCTGTGCAAGCTGCTGTGCCTGTTCGGCAGGGTCCAGGTGGCGCTGGTATCGCCGCCGGAGCTGGCGATGCCGGAGGAGATCGTGGAGCGGCTGCGCAGGGCGGGGCACCAGGTGACCGTGACCGATCAACTGGAGAGCGCTATCGCCCACGTGGATATCGTCTACTCCACGCGCATCCAGGAGGAGCGCTTCGCCTCCCAGGAGGAGGCGGACCGCTACCGCGGCCGCTTCCGCTTGAACCGGGATATCTTCACCCGCCACGCGGAACCCAACACGGTGATCATGCATCCCCTGCCGCGGGATTCCCGCGCCGAGGCCAACGAGCTGGACATCGATCTGAACGAACATCCCAGCCTGGCCATTTTCCGCCAGACCGACAACGGTCTGCTGGTGCGCATGGCGCTGTTCGCGCTGCTGCTGGGAGTGGAGGACAAGGTGGACCATTACGCCCACGCGGTGCGCTGGCACAGCCGTCGGCATCCCGTATAG